A stretch of Verrucomicrobiota bacterium DNA encodes these proteins:
- a CDS encoding YezD family protein produces MEDDRRPRHAKGWLHVIEEQARGLKFGSIVITIHDGRVVQIETSSKVRFDRKAPLDIPGYQDNQ; encoded by the coding sequence ATGGAGGACGATCGTCGGCCTCGACATGCAAAGGGCTGGCTTCATGTGATTGAGGAGCAGGCGAGGGGACTAAAGTTCGGATCAATTGTTATAACGATCCACGATGGGCGGGTAGTTCAGATAGAGACCAGTTCCAAGGTTCGCTTTGACAGGAAAGCGCCGTTGGACATACCCGGTTATCAAGACAATCAATGA
- a CDS encoding ShlB/FhaC/HecB family hemolysin secretion/activation protein has protein sequence MKNPLHQQKAIRHAAGRLTAMMFCMLMISLLQGLSQVQASLTRQSASDDGPPPVPAVAVSPAGVGTNAVDRSQMLYIREFRVIGSHQLDRAEIEKAVYPFMGPERTPEDVEQARAALEKAFQDKGFQTVNVQIPQQTGKRGIVFLEVTEAKIGRLTVEGSRFFSLKAIKKGVPSLQSGSVPNFNKVSSEILALNQWSDRQVIPTLTPGFEPGTVDVNLKVKDTFPLHGSTELNNRWNTGSPALRLNFAGSYDNLWQLGHSIGGSYQTAPQQPSAVQNWNLFYTSRFPRVDWLRLNVSYGKQNSLSTLGGGSVAGNGSTAAFRFLFNLPPEKDFSHSISAGMDFKQVLNVNNDATTGANVPLNDYNYAPVRFNYSAVWAPKDSVTILDAGFSFGIRGQTIPIYGLGTYNDGQFDDPTVGGGFFTTRGDLSHTHDLPGGFQIFGKVQGQWSPTPLIFTEQFVAGGLDSCRGYTEATVLGDSALMGSIELRSPQIIAGHLGISEWRVYAFFDGGTVLDGTPGSEYSNDGNIFSSDNQYKLASYGFGTRCKIAKYLNASIDAGFPLITQSPVLPPTPSSGAWGKTVGNTVNGTTGNYFNMANSMLITFRLFGEF, from the coding sequence TTGAAAAACCCACTTCATCAACAGAAAGCGATCAGGCATGCAGCCGGCAGGCTGACTGCCATGATGTTCTGCATGCTGATGATCTCTCTGCTTCAGGGGCTCTCTCAGGTTCAAGCAAGTCTTACCCGTCAATCCGCATCGGATGACGGGCCTCCTCCCGTACCTGCCGTCGCGGTATCACCCGCCGGAGTCGGCACGAATGCGGTCGACAGGAGCCAGATGCTCTACATCCGGGAGTTCAGGGTGATCGGTTCCCACCAGCTCGACAGGGCTGAAATCGAGAAGGCGGTCTATCCCTTCATGGGTCCGGAGCGGACTCCTGAGGATGTGGAGCAGGCAAGGGCCGCGCTGGAAAAGGCTTTTCAGGACAAGGGATTCCAGACTGTGAATGTTCAGATACCCCAGCAGACGGGAAAGCGGGGCATCGTTTTCCTCGAGGTGACGGAGGCCAAGATCGGCCGCCTGACCGTGGAGGGGTCACGATTCTTCTCGCTCAAGGCTATCAAGAAAGGGGTGCCTTCGCTCCAGTCCGGCAGTGTTCCGAATTTCAACAAGGTCTCCAGCGAGATCTTGGCCCTCAACCAATGGAGCGACCGGCAGGTGATCCCGACGCTCACGCCCGGATTTGAACCCGGCACGGTGGACGTCAACCTGAAGGTGAAGGATACCTTCCCCTTGCACGGCAGCACCGAGTTAAACAACCGATGGAACACGGGTTCCCCAGCTCTCAGGCTCAACTTCGCGGGAAGTTACGACAACCTCTGGCAGTTGGGTCATTCCATCGGCGGTTCCTATCAGACCGCTCCCCAGCAACCTTCCGCCGTCCAGAACTGGAACCTCTTTTACACATCGCGCTTTCCACGGGTGGATTGGCTGAGGCTGAACGTTTCCTACGGAAAGCAGAACAGTCTTTCCACGCTCGGCGGCGGCTCCGTGGCGGGAAACGGCAGCACCGCGGCGTTCAGGTTTCTCTTCAACCTGCCGCCGGAAAAGGATTTCAGCCACTCCATCTCCGCCGGCATGGATTTCAAGCAGGTGCTTAATGTCAACAATGACGCGACAACCGGGGCAAACGTCCCTCTCAACGATTACAACTATGCGCCGGTTCGTTTCAACTACTCGGCGGTCTGGGCGCCGAAGGATTCCGTCACCATCCTGGACGCGGGGTTTTCGTTCGGGATCCGCGGGCAGACCATCCCGATCTACGGCCTCGGAACATATAATGACGGCCAGTTCGATGATCCGACGGTCGGCGGCGGCTTCTTCACGACGCGCGGCGACCTCTCCCACACGCACGACTTGCCCGGGGGCTTCCAGATCTTTGGCAAGGTGCAGGGGCAATGGTCGCCGACGCCCTTGATTTTCACCGAGCAGTTTGTGGCCGGAGGCCTCGATTCCTGCCGTGGATACACCGAGGCCACGGTTCTCGGTGACAGTGCCCTCATGGGGAGCATCGAACTCCGCTCCCCCCAGATCATCGCGGGACATCTTGGGATCAGTGAGTGGCGGGTCTATGCCTTCTTCGACGGGGGAACCGTTCTCGATGGCACACCGGGATCGGAGTATTCCAATGACGGAAACATCTTCAGCTCCGACAACCAGTACAAGCTGGCAAGTTACGGCTTCGGGACGCGTTGCAAGATCGCCAAGTATCTGAATGCCTCGATCGATGCCGGTTTTCCGCTTATCACGCAGAGCCCTGTCCTTCCGCCCACTCCCTCCTCCGGTGCCTGGGGAAAAACCGTTGGCAACACGGTCAACGGCACCACCGGAAACTACTTCAATATGGCCAACTCCATGCTGATCACCTTCAGGCTCTTCGGCGAATTCTAA
- a CDS encoding DUF2341 domain-containing protein, with protein MKPIPSMRRYSDLQALLLPLAVILFLIPGSLQARTWWNEAWSTRTKFTVDTSDNGVPLPDAAGTATVVVRLHDGNFDFASAKEDGSDLRFVDSDDKTMLASQIEKFDPVMNEGFVWVKIPDVKAGATREIYLYSARNEKKKPAKGEKTDLPKTAFDADTITVYHFNEHGTPPGDSSGEGIRAETPGIPVEGSMIGGGVKLDGKKPISIPANPKAAVLEAAPFTWMSWVKPTVLAPESIIYSRKDGAAALKIGLDNGAPFIEITGPAGTQRSAPAAPLAAGTWRHLAMVSDGTRTTLYVDGNAVGNLPVAMPALNGPAFIGGEEGKGSFGGEIDEMEISKSARSAALIKLAALGQGQQNAKLLVAGKPEPAKVSFLENLGIFGFLIKSVTVDAWVVIGILGIMSAISWIVMYAKNKYITSLARGSKEFLNQWHHLAGDLTAIDTDDAEVIETLGGRAEANHIKFIHSTPIYRVYHVGCQEIRQRVSKGGGISHRAIESIESSMEAQVTRENAKLQSMMVLLTICIAGGPYVGLLGTIIGVMITFGEIAMLGEVDINAIAPGIAAALLATVCGLIVAIPALFGYNYLSVQVKDIVTDMHLFTEEFLTKMAEYYPEKGDSSSSH; from the coding sequence ATGAAACCAATCCCCAGCATGCGTCGATATTCCGATCTCCAAGCGCTCCTCCTTCCGCTCGCAGTCATCCTGTTTCTGATCCCCGGATCCCTTCAGGCCCGCACTTGGTGGAACGAGGCATGGAGTACCCGTACCAAGTTCACCGTCGACACTTCCGACAATGGCGTCCCTCTTCCCGATGCAGCTGGCACTGCCACGGTCGTCGTGAGGCTTCATGACGGGAACTTCGACTTCGCCTCCGCGAAGGAGGATGGAAGCGATCTGCGCTTCGTCGACAGCGACGATAAGACCATGCTCGCCTCCCAGATCGAGAAATTCGACCCGGTGATGAACGAGGGATTCGTCTGGGTGAAGATCCCCGACGTCAAGGCCGGGGCCACGCGTGAGATCTACCTCTACTCGGCGCGCAATGAGAAGAAGAAGCCGGCCAAGGGTGAGAAGACCGACCTGCCCAAGACGGCCTTCGATGCCGACACGATCACCGTCTATCACTTCAACGAGCATGGGACTCCTCCCGGCGACTCCTCCGGCGAAGGCATCAGGGCGGAGACACCGGGGATTCCCGTCGAGGGTTCGATGATCGGCGGCGGCGTGAAGCTCGATGGGAAGAAGCCGATCAGCATCCCGGCCAATCCGAAGGCCGCTGTTCTCGAGGCTGCACCCTTCACATGGATGTCCTGGGTCAAGCCGACCGTGCTTGCTCCGGAATCGATCATCTACAGCCGTAAGGATGGCGCCGCCGCTCTGAAGATCGGTCTGGATAACGGGGCTCCTTTCATCGAGATCACGGGGCCCGCCGGTACCCAGCGCTCCGCGCCCGCTGCGCCTCTGGCCGCCGGGACTTGGAGGCATCTTGCCATGGTCTCAGACGGCACCCGCACGACGCTCTACGTGGACGGCAATGCCGTAGGCAACCTGCCGGTGGCCATGCCAGCCCTGAATGGTCCCGCCTTCATCGGTGGGGAGGAGGGGAAGGGCTCCTTCGGCGGTGAGATCGACGAAATGGAGATCTCCAAGAGCGCGAGAAGTGCCGCCTTGATCAAGCTCGCGGCGCTCGGTCAGGGCCAGCAGAATGCGAAGCTTCTCGTAGCCGGCAAGCCCGAGCCTGCCAAGGTTAGCTTCCTCGAGAATCTTGGAATCTTCGGTTTCCTGATCAAGTCAGTGACCGTCGATGCCTGGGTCGTGATCGGCATTCTGGGGATCATGTCCGCCATCAGCTGGATCGTGATGTACGCCAAGAACAAGTACATCACCAGCCTGGCACGTGGCTCCAAGGAGTTCCTGAACCAGTGGCATCATCTCGCCGGTGATCTCACAGCGATCGACACCGATGACGCAGAAGTGATCGAAACGCTAGGTGGCCGTGCCGAGGCCAATCACATCAAGTTCATCCACTCCACGCCGATTTACCGTGTCTACCATGTCGGATGCCAGGAGATCCGCCAACGTGTGAGCAAAGGTGGCGGGATCTCCCACCGTGCGATTGAGTCGATCGAATCGAGCATGGAAGCTCAGGTGACCCGTGAAAATGCCAAGCTCCAGAGCATGATGGTGCTCCTCACTATTTGTATCGCCGGCGGTCCCTATGTCGGACTGCTCGGTACGATTATCGGTGTCATGATAACCTTCGGTGAGATCGCGATGCTAGGAGAGGTCGATATCAATGCCATCGCTCCCGGTATCGCCGCCGCGTTGCTCGCCACGGTCTGCGGTCTGATCGTCGCGATCCCAGCGCTCTTCGGGTACAACTATCTGAGCGTTCAGGTGAAGGACATCGTCACGGATATGCATCTCTTCACCGAGGAGTTCCTGACGAAGATGGCCGAATATTATCCTGAAAAGGGAGATTCGTCTTCTTCTCACTAA
- a CDS encoding biopolymer transporter ExbD — protein sequence MQSDSGGEAIADINVTPMVDLYLVLLLIFIIMTSAGIQGVKVNLPKGSSAPSMGGPKTQAVTVNNEGAIFLNTLPVTLPELEQKLQEAKSANPDTPVVVRGDSATQYQGVMDVLDVIGRIGMEKVGLATQKRQ from the coding sequence ATGCAATCTGATTCCGGAGGAGAAGCCATCGCCGACATTAATGTCACGCCGATGGTCGATCTCTACCTAGTTCTCCTGCTGATCTTCATCATCATGACCAGCGCCGGGATCCAGGGAGTGAAGGTGAACCTTCCCAAGGGAAGTTCCGCGCCCAGCATGGGTGGTCCCAAGACTCAGGCCGTGACCGTGAACAACGAGGGGGCGATCTTTCTGAACACCCTTCCGGTCACCCTTCCCGAACTGGAGCAGAAGCTTCAGGAGGCCAAATCGGCCAATCCTGACACCCCGGTCGTGGTACGTGGAGACAGTGCCACCCAGTATCAGGGGGTCATGGATGTTCTCGATGTGATCGGGCGCATCGGCATGGAGAAGGTCGGTCTGGCCACCCAGAAGCGTCAATAA
- a CDS encoding TonB C-terminal domain-containing protein codes for MSTKPASPEKKKAPLSLIIGGAVLVAGVAAFFLFRSDDEGSAPAPKNEVRMVSLPPPPPPPPPPPKQEPPKPEEPKFQKEEAPSEEKPPDKAPEPEAAPLSTSIQGNDASGLAAGNGGGMGGNGFGGKGGGGGSKYGWYAGKVQTRVAEALRSHKKTRSAVMCVQVRVWADNTGRISKVSLAQSTGNPELDAAIKNEVLADVVLSEPPPPGMPMPIVMKFNARRPN; via the coding sequence ATGTCCACCAAACCTGCATCACCGGAGAAGAAGAAGGCGCCCCTGTCGCTGATCATCGGCGGTGCCGTGCTTGTTGCAGGTGTTGCCGCCTTCTTCCTCTTCCGTTCCGATGATGAGGGGAGTGCACCCGCCCCCAAGAACGAGGTCCGGATGGTGAGTCTCCCACCTCCACCACCGCCACCCCCGCCACCACCGAAGCAGGAACCTCCTAAGCCGGAGGAGCCGAAATTCCAGAAAGAGGAGGCCCCGAGCGAGGAGAAGCCGCCCGACAAGGCTCCCGAACCGGAAGCCGCTCCCTTGAGCACCAGCATCCAGGGCAACGATGCCTCGGGTCTTGCCGCCGGCAACGGCGGTGGCATGGGTGGCAACGGCTTCGGGGGCAAGGGTGGAGGAGGTGGCAGCAAATACGGCTGGTATGCCGGCAAGGTGCAGACCCGCGTGGCCGAGGCCCTCCGATCACACAAGAAGACACGAAGCGCCGTCATGTGCGTCCAGGTGCGCGTCTGGGCGGATAACACGGGTCGCATCAGCAAGGTATCCCTCGCGCAATCCACCGGAAACCCGGAACTGGATGCCGCGATCAAGAACGAGGTGCTGGCCGATGTCGTGCTGAGCGAACCGCCCCCCCCGGGCATGCCGATGCCGATCGTGATGAAATTCAACGCAAGGCGACCCAATTGA
- a CDS encoding putative porin — translation MKVNLLTKAAIALGLLLLGSGSVPVDAADSLFDTNPAPSPAPSSLSADLSIMADAAASVSTAPPIAQGTPSPAPATPSAATETVGGAAPVGEISSTVTPTPVPSPSSGLENPAPTLPSGEAPSSLAPQASAQISETNSVLAPSAELTSKNSSTASDGGTNNGVTNAVPTNSANTNTNTNATADVLQPNESPLSKAPVSSESVIATKKLPSIPVDAPPNLEQPPDVMAASAPPPVTPSENVTLNLINRLVQRGILTKEDAGDLIRQAKEDAQRASQQSQVAQQAATQAATAQQMAMEAAAPPSSDEAVSVSYVPEIVKSEMRDEIKRDVMAAAQSEGWAQSNVPEWLKKFRPFMDLRTRYQGNNFSTNNGTEIFDTMNFNAVNSQWPINLMAIPGSSPLYNYFGYYQAQNPIGPPTYNTTQQRNQTRVRFRFGADMDLGENFTSGFRIGTGQNGSPVSENQTFGFVGNNGMAQGGNFSSYAIWLDRAFLKYEIGSDPDRLAAITVGRFDNPFYTPSTIMWANDIGFDGVAAQARYKIFKGFTPFASAGIFPIYNTDLNFPATQQTKQPSNDKYLYASQVGIDWKITKDLNFKSSAGYYYFQNIEGKVSAPGLTPNQEAQMSTDDSRPGFAQRGNTYTMLRNIQKVDAYDQNGLPTGNPQANYINDPTQGVDPYYINQFQYFGLATPYNILSANARLEYRHWEPFVVSVSGEWDRNLAWNAQNIVNNGPVPGPDNNYNQTLVTGPVNNLAQNSGGVYNYNGGNTAWIIQAKIGSGALQKRWDWDLGVSYRYVESDAVIDGFCDSDFGGGGTNLKGYAVGGNLALSKNVFIGARWLSATGIAGPTYKADILQLDLNARF, via the coding sequence ATGAAAGTTAACCTTCTCACCAAAGCGGCGATAGCCTTGGGACTGCTCCTATTGGGCAGTGGTTCCGTGCCTGTTGACGCGGCCGATTCGCTGTTTGATACAAACCCGGCGCCGAGCCCTGCGCCCTCGTCTTTGAGCGCGGATCTTTCCATAATGGCTGATGCAGCTGCATCCGTTTCGACAGCTCCTCCCATCGCGCAGGGAACCCCGTCTCCGGCTCCAGCGACTCCAAGTGCCGCAACGGAAACAGTCGGGGGGGCGGCTCCGGTAGGTGAGATCTCTTCCACTGTGACTCCGACACCAGTTCCATCACCCTCATCGGGTCTGGAGAATCCGGCTCCCACATTACCTTCAGGCGAGGCGCCGTCATCACTTGCTCCACAAGCCTCGGCTCAAATTTCTGAGACGAATTCCGTCCTAGCTCCCTCCGCTGAATTAACTTCAAAGAATTCCAGTACGGCAAGCGATGGTGGAACGAACAATGGAGTGACAAACGCCGTCCCAACGAATTCCGCTAATACGAATACGAATACGAACGCCACTGCTGATGTCTTGCAACCCAACGAATCACCCTTAAGCAAAGCTCCGGTCAGCTCCGAGTCCGTCATTGCAACCAAGAAACTTCCATCGATCCCCGTGGATGCCCCTCCGAATCTGGAACAACCTCCCGATGTGATGGCCGCATCGGCGCCACCTCCGGTTACACCGTCCGAGAACGTCACCCTAAACCTGATTAATCGCCTCGTCCAGCGGGGCATTCTCACAAAGGAAGATGCTGGCGACTTGATCCGACAGGCGAAGGAAGATGCACAGCGTGCTTCCCAGCAGTCACAGGTTGCACAGCAGGCCGCCACACAAGCCGCAACCGCCCAGCAGATGGCCATGGAAGCAGCAGCACCTCCCTCCTCCGACGAGGCGGTCAGCGTCTCCTACGTCCCCGAGATCGTAAAGTCGGAGATGCGTGATGAGATTAAGCGCGATGTGATGGCTGCCGCCCAGTCCGAGGGATGGGCTCAATCCAACGTGCCCGAGTGGCTGAAAAAATTTCGACCCTTCATGGACTTGAGGACTCGTTATCAGGGTAACAATTTTTCAACGAATAACGGGACCGAAATCTTTGATACCATGAATTTCAACGCGGTGAACTCCCAGTGGCCCATCAATCTCATGGCTATTCCCGGATCGTCACCTCTCTATAACTATTTTGGATATTATCAGGCCCAAAACCCGATCGGTCCCCCGACGTACAACACGACCCAACAGCGCAACCAAACGCGGGTACGTTTCCGATTCGGAGCCGACATGGATCTGGGAGAGAACTTCACCTCCGGTTTTCGGATTGGCACAGGTCAAAATGGTTCGCCTGTCTCCGAAAACCAGACCTTCGGATTCGTTGGTAACAACGGCATGGCCCAGGGAGGTAATTTCAGTTCCTACGCGATCTGGTTGGATAGGGCTTTCCTGAAGTATGAAATCGGATCCGATCCGGACCGTCTCGCGGCAATTACTGTGGGCCGTTTTGACAACCCCTTTTACACCCCGTCCACGATTATGTGGGCGAATGATATCGGTTTCGACGGAGTTGCAGCCCAGGCCCGATACAAGATCTTCAAGGGCTTTACTCCTTTTGCGAGTGCGGGAATCTTTCCCATCTACAATACAGATCTGAACTTTCCTGCCACCCAGCAGACCAAGCAACCTAGCAACGACAAGTATCTCTATGCCAGTCAGGTCGGCATCGACTGGAAGATCACGAAGGATCTCAACTTCAAGAGTTCCGCAGGATACTACTATTTCCAAAATATTGAGGGAAAAGTCTCCGCGCCGGGTCTGACCCCAAATCAGGAGGCCCAGATGAGTACCGATGATTCAAGGCCGGGATTTGCCCAGCGTGGAAACACCTACACGATGCTTCGAAATATCCAAAAAGTGGATGCTTACGATCAAAATGGTCTTCCCACAGGAAATCCACAGGCGAATTACATTAATGATCCAACCCAAGGAGTCGACCCGTATTATATTAATCAATTCCAGTATTTTGGATTAGCAACGCCTTACAACATTCTTTCAGCAAACGCCCGCTTGGAATACCGCCACTGGGAACCATTCGTGGTCTCCGTCTCGGGAGAATGGGATCGCAACCTTGCATGGAACGCTCAAAACATCGTGAACAACGGCCCTGTTCCTGGACCTGATAACAATTACAACCAGACGTTGGTTACGGGTCCTGTTAATAACTTAGCTCAAAATTCCGGAGGCGTATATAATTACAACGGTGGCAACACCGCTTGGATTATACAGGCGAAGATCGGCTCCGGAGCACTCCAGAAGCGTTGGGACTGGGATTTGGGAGTTAGCTACCGCTATGTGGAGTCTGATGCAGTGATCGACGGATTCTGTGATTCCGACTTCGGAGGCGGCGGCACGAACCTCAAGGGATATGCCGTGGGCGGCAACCTCGCCCTCTCCAAGAATGTCTTCATAGGCGCCCGCTGGCTGAGCGCAACCGGCATCGCCGGCCCAACGTACAAGGCAGACATCCTCCAACTCGATCTCAACGCCCGCTTCTAA
- a CDS encoding peptidylprolyl isomerase, translating to MNFLKIIPLIAFGLLGFTSPAQADTTVIAKVGDSEVKADDIKPLIEKLPLRDQLTLSKDPAALNNLVRELIVQQLVFKEALAKKWEQQPQIAAQLERIRQQAISQSYLQSLAIPPAEFPSQSDLEAAYDALKKNNALQVPKQYHLAQIYIACPKGADKASEERAQSKLDSVQKALKSGDFGSVAKTQSDDTASAQRGGDLGSLGETQIQPEIRTAVSSLSKNGTTDPIRMNDGWHIIRVLEVKDPYTASLDEVKVSLTNELRKEKAQLLAKAYLAKLLQQNPVTLNEIEVAKLIDTKGK from the coding sequence ATGAACTTCCTCAAGATTATCCCCCTTATCGCTTTCGGCCTCCTCGGTTTCACCTCACCCGCCCAGGCGGACACCACGGTCATCGCGAAAGTAGGCGATAGTGAGGTGAAGGCCGACGACATCAAGCCACTCATCGAGAAACTCCCGCTTCGTGATCAGTTAACGCTCTCCAAGGATCCCGCGGCGCTGAATAACCTGGTCCGCGAACTCATTGTCCAACAACTTGTCTTCAAGGAGGCTCTTGCCAAGAAATGGGAGCAGCAACCCCAGATCGCTGCCCAGCTCGAGCGTATTCGTCAGCAGGCCATCAGTCAGTCCTACCTGCAGTCCCTGGCGATTCCTCCTGCAGAGTTCCCTTCGCAGTCGGACTTGGAAGCCGCCTACGATGCCCTGAAGAAAAACAACGCCCTTCAGGTCCCGAAACAATATCATCTGGCGCAGATTTACATCGCTTGCCCCAAGGGAGCCGACAAGGCCTCTGAGGAGAGGGCTCAGTCCAAGCTCGACTCCGTGCAGAAGGCTCTTAAGAGCGGTGATTTCGGCTCTGTGGCCAAGACCCAGAGCGACGACACTGCCAGCGCGCAGCGTGGCGGGGATCTCGGATCCCTTGGTGAGACGCAGATCCAGCCTGAGATTCGTACAGCTGTCTCATCACTCTCGAAGAATGGAACAACCGATCCGATCCGCATGAATGACGGCTGGCACATCATTCGGGTTCTTGAGGTCAAGGATCCCTACACAGCCTCTCTAGATGAAGTGAAAGTATCTCTGACCAATGAGCTCCGCAAAGAGAAGGCTCAACTCCTTGCCAAGGCCTATCTAGCCAAGCTGCTCCAACAGAATCCCGTAACCTTGAACGAGATCGAAGTTGCCAAGTTGATCGATACCAAAGGGAAGTAA
- a CDS encoding type 1 glutamine amidotransferase, which translates to MRLLFLQHDPLDGPGALLEWAKSRGHSIAFCLISGGAPLPSLESVDFLVSLGGPMGAYEEEKHPWIAAEKQYLRQAVMAGKKILGLCLGCQLLADALGGKAFRHTCKEFGWQPIEPTELGGEWFGTEDTFKAFQWHGDTYTLPPGAVQLARNEAAEQQAFLMEGPARNQVLGLQFHLEWTEKMAREIAVEPDIAPPVSAFVQSPKEILSDLSLFESAKNRFFLLLDRFTLTQ; encoded by the coding sequence ATGCGACTGCTCTTCCTCCAACACGATCCTCTGGATGGACCTGGCGCCTTGCTGGAGTGGGCAAAGTCCCGGGGACATTCGATAGCGTTTTGCCTGATCAGCGGAGGGGCACCCCTCCCCTCTCTGGAAAGCGTGGACTTTCTAGTGAGTCTCGGAGGACCCATGGGTGCGTATGAAGAGGAGAAACACCCTTGGATCGCCGCTGAAAAGCAATACCTCCGGCAGGCCGTCATGGCGGGAAAGAAAATCCTGGGGCTCTGTTTGGGCTGTCAACTCCTAGCGGATGCCCTTGGAGGAAAGGCATTCCGCCACACTTGCAAGGAATTCGGATGGCAGCCCATCGAGCCGACAGAACTCGGAGGAGAATGGTTCGGTACGGAGGATACTTTTAAAGCTTTTCAGTGGCATGGTGACACTTACACCCTCCCACCAGGAGCAGTTCAACTAGCACGTAACGAAGCTGCCGAGCAGCAGGCTTTCCTCATGGAGGGCCCGGCTAGAAATCAGGTCCTTGGACTCCAGTTTCATTTGGAATGGACCGAAAAGATGGCCCGCGAGATAGCCGTAGAGCCCGACATCGCTCCTCCAGTCTCAGCTTTTGTCCAGTCACCGAAAGAAATCCTCAGCGACCTCTCCCTATTCGAATCAGCCAAGAACCGCTTTTTTCTACTCTTGGACCGCTTCACCCTCACCCAATAG